The following DNA comes from Elusimicrobiota bacterium.
CGGCGGCAAGCGTCTCGTCTACCTCGACAGCGCGTGCACCGCGCTCAAGCCCGCCCGCGTCGCCGCGCGCCTCGCGGACTTCTACGCGAACTGGGGCGGCTGCGGCGGGAAGCGCTCGACGCATCTGCTGAGCCAGCAGGTCGAGGACTGGTTTCAAGAGGCGCGGCGTTCCGCCGCTTCGTTCCTGAACGCCGAGACCCCCAACGAGATCGTCTTCACCTCCGGCACGACCGAGGCGGCGAACATCGTCTGCGGCGCCTTCCCGTTCGACGCCGAGCGCCGCAAGGTCGTCATCACCGACCTCGAGCATAACGCCGTCGCGCTCCCGTTCATGGAAGCAGCTCGAGCGGGCCGCTTGGAGCTCTCGATCTGCCCCACGGACGAGGGGCGGCTCGACCTCGACCGCCTGGCGTCGATGCTCGACGAGCGGACCGCGCTGCTGGCGATCACGCACGCGTCCAACGTGATGGGGGGCGTCGTCCCCGTCGCGGAGGCCGCGAAGCTGGCGCGCCGCAAGGGCGTCAAGGTCTTCGTCGACGACGCTCAGTACCTGGGCACCCATCGCGAGGACGTGTCCACGCTCGGCGCGGACTTCGTCGCGTTCTCCGCGCACAAGCTCGGCGGGCCCTTCGGCGTCGGCGTCCTGTGGGGCCACGAGACCGAGCTCAACCGCCTCAGGACCTGGAAGCTCGGCGGAGGGACCGTGAAGTCGGTCTCCTGGGACCTGGTGAGCGCGCCCGTGCCCGTCTATCTCGACGCGCCCGGGCGCTTCGAGGCCGGGGTGCAGAACTTCGGGGGGGCGATCGGCCTGCACGAGGCGCTCGAGGTCCGCGGATCCCTGCCCGCCGCGGGGCTGCGCGCCCACGTCGGCGGCCTCGTCCGGCGCCTGGCCGAGGGGCTGGCGAAGCTCGACGCGGTCCGCGTGCTCGGGCGGGTCGAGGACCTGGAGAAGGGCAGCCTGGTGACCTTCGCGGCCGCGCACGACGACTTCTCCCCGGTGGACTTCAACCTTTTCCTGAACCACGAGCTGCCCGGGCGCTTCATCGCGATCCGCGTCGGGGAGCACTGCGCGCACCTGCAGCACAGGCGGCTCGGCGTCGACGCGACGGCGCGCGCCTCTCTCGGCGCGTACAACACCGCCGCCGAGGTCGACCTCTTCATCGACGCGGCGCGCGCGTACATCCGGGAGGCCTGCGGTGGCTGACGCTCCCCGGATCATGACGGAGCTGCCGAAGCTCGAGCGGATCGACCGCGAGAGCTTCGACGGCACGAAGTGCTTCGACATCCTGCTCAACTACAACTGCTCGGCGAAATGCCTGTTCTGCTCCCAGGACTTCGAGTGGCGCAAGGAGCCCAACGACCTGCCCTTTGAGAAGGCCGTGGAGTTCATGTACATGGCTTACAAGAACGGCTATCGCCGCCTGGGCTTCACCGGCGGTGAACCGACCATCCGGCCGGAACTCCCCAAGCTCATCGCGCTGGCCAAGAAGATAGGCTACGGCTACGTGCGCATCCAGACGAACGGGATCCGCATCGCGGATTACGAGTACGCGAAGACGCTCAGGGACGCTGGACTGACCTTCGTGAAGTACTCGCTGCACGGCCACACGGCCGAGCTCCATGACAGATTGGTGGCCGTTCCCGGCGCCTTCGAGAAGAATCTCCGCTCGATCGAGAACCTCAAAAAACTGAACGTCGGCATCGGCGTCAACATCGTCTTGAACGAGCTGAACTATAGACATCTGGTCGAGTTCTACGAGCTGTTCCTGCTCAAGCTCCAGCTGTCGAACTTCGTGATCATCGCGCCCCTGTACGAGGGCAACATGAAGCTCAACGCGAAGGTCGGCGCCAAGATCGGCGTGACGATGACGGAGATCGCGCCGTACATCAAGAAGGCCTACGAGGTCTTCACCAAGATCAACTACCCGAAGCCTCCTCTCCTCCTCCATTTCACGCCCTGCGTCCTGCCCGGCTACGAGCAGCAGATGCTGGGCTGGTCCGCCTTCAACACGATGGTCGTCAATCCTCTGGGCGAGAAGCGCGACCTCGACCAGACGGCGCAGGCGCACACGATGAAGACCGACGAGTGCAAGAAGTGCGTCTACAACGACCGCTGCATCGGCTGGGACGCGAGCTACGCGCGCTACTTCGGCACCGACGAGATCAAGCCGATCCTCGAGGTCCCCGAGCGCTACGACGCCCGCGCGCCGCGCATGGAGAAGCACGAGGGCCGCGGCGGCGTCCTGACCGACAACGAGCAGTGCGTGCTCGAGGTCCTCAAGATCAAGAACAACGTCACGACCAAGCAGTTCCTCGCCGTGGCCGAGTCCCTCCCGCTGTGCAAGGACTGCAAGGACGAGAACGCGGTCATCCACGCCGCGGAGACCTTGATCAAGATGGGCGTCGTCGCGCGCGAGTTCGTGAAGGGCAAGTACCTGTGGTCGCTGAAAGGGGAGCTCCGCTCATGAGCGACTGGACGCCGCCGCAGGGCGGGCGCACGCAGAAGCTGGTGCTCTTCACGGGCTTCTCCTGCAACAGCCACTGCCACTTCTGCATCGACCTCAACAAGCGCGACCTGCCGGACAAGTCCACGCGCCAGATCGTGGAGGAGATGGTCCAGGCCAAAGCCCAGGGCGTCGAGTACCTCGAGATGATCGGCGGCGAGACGACCATCCGCCGGGACTTCATCCCGCTGGTCAAGACCGCCAAGAAGCTCGGCTTCAAGGACATCGTCGTCGTGACCAACGGCCGCATGCTCGCGTATCCCGAGTTCGCGAAGGAGACCGTCGCGGCGGGAGTGACCGACCTCGTTTTCTCCGTCCACGGCCACGACGCCAAGCTGCACGACGAGCTGACGTACGCCGAGGGCTCGTTCGACGACCTCCTGAAGGGCATCGAGAACGTCCGGAAGGAGGGCCTGGAGCGCATCTTCGGGAACTGCACGGTCATCAAGCAGAACATGAGGCACCTGCCGGACATAGCCCGGCTTTTTTTGAAGCTCAAGATACACCACGTCGAGTATATCTTCGTCGACCCGACCTACGGCGGCGCCTACACCAACTTCAACGGCCTGGTGCCCCGTATCTCCGACGCAGCTCCGTTTATGAGAGAAGCGCTCGACATCGGCCGCGCCGGGGGGACCAAGGACTTCGTCGCCCGCTACGTCCCGCTGTGCCACTTCCCGGACCACCTCGACCAGATCTCGGAGATCCGCGAGGTCGCGACCTTCCGCACGCGCCACTGGGCCCCGGACTTCAAGAACGACGACGTCGGGGCGGGCCGCGCGGTCGCCGGCCGCAGCAAGCCCGCGAAATGCGCCGGCTGCTCGCTGTTCGACCGCTGCGAGGGCGTCTGGAACGAGTACCTCAAGCGCGTCGGAGACGACGAGCTCAAGCCCCTGGTCCATGCCTGACTTCCCGATCTGGCCTCAATGCAATATCGCGTGCGTGTTCTGCTCGAACCCGGTCGAGGGCTTCCGGCACACGACGGACAAGTATTCCCTCAACGAGCTCAAGAAGAAGCTGGCCGACTACAAGTCCGGCCTGCGCACCTTCGTCAAGTTCGACGAGGAGCGCGACTACTTCAACCTGACCGGCGGCGAGCCGACGAACCACCCCGATTTCCTGAAGCTGCTCGCCCACATCCGCACCGAGTTCCCGCGGAACCTGATCCGCCTGCTCAGCAACGGGCGCATGTTCGCCTACGAGGATTTCGCGCGGCGGACCTGCGGCATCGGCCAGCACCCGTTCGAGATCGCGGTGCCGATGTTCGGCCCGACGGCGGCGACGCACGAGAGCACCTCTCGCACCCCCGGGAGCTTCGCTCAGACGACGCTCGGCCTGCGTCACCTTCAGCGGCACCGCAAGCCCGGACAGCTCGTCGAGATCCGGATCATCATGACGAAGGTGCAGGCGCGCTACCTCGACGGCTTGCTGGACTTCCTGCTCGCCGAGTTCCCATGGGTCGACCGCGTCGTCTTCCTGTTCGAGGAGATCGAGGGCTTCGCGGAGCAGTACAAGGGCCAGCTGAAGTTCACGCAGTCCGAGTGCTCCGCTCATCTCGACCGCAACTACGAGAAGCTCAAGCGCTTCAAGGACGCCCGCCTCTACCACTTCTCGCTGTGCACGGTGCCGACCCGGCTGTGGCCCTTCGTCTGGAACACGCTCGCGGGGTTCAAGGTGACGTACCAGGAGGGCTGCCGGACGAAGTGCGCGTACAAGGCCCAGTGCGTCGGCGTCCATCGCAGCTACATCAAGCACATGGGCGCGCCCGACATCGCCCCCATCGTCGAGCCGCGCGCGGTGACCCTGACCGGCGATCCCTTCCACCCGGTGGACGCGGCGTGAAGGCCCTCGTGCGCCTGCCGTCCGTCGACGAGGAGGCCCTGCTGGGGGCGGCCTACGTCATGACGGAGGACGCGTACGTCCTCGTGAGCCGCAAGGGAAAGGGCGGGGCGGTCGAGCTCTGGCCCAAGAAGAAGGCCAAGCCCGCGGCCCTGGCGGCGGCGTTCCGCCGCGAGTACGCGAACCAGGTCCTGCGCTGGTCGTTGACGCGGGACGGCCTCGGCCTGCGCGCGGAGACCCTGCGCCGCGCCCTGCTGCTGGCCGAGGCGGCGGGCGGCCGCGCCGAGGCGCCGCCGGCCTCGCTGACGCCGGAGCAGAAGGCCGAGATCGCGGCCCTGCTGGCCGAGGCCGACGCCGACACGGGCCCGCGGGATCCGCTGGGCATCACGGTGCCGTGGGAAGAATCCCGGAAGGACCGATGAGGATCTCAAGGGGCGCCGTCGTCCTCACGCTCGGCAAGCCGCTGTACGGCGCCGAGGCGCTCGCGGCCGGAGCGCTGACGCTGGGCACGCGCGCCCAGGTGTTCGTCGCCGAGACGAAGTCGGCGTTCTCCGTCGAGATCAAGCCGGCCGCGAAGCTCCCTCCGGAACGGCTGCTCGCGCTCGGGGGGGAGTTCCTCAACGAGGCCCTGAACCACGAGTACCGC
Coding sequences within:
- a CDS encoding aminotransferase class V-fold PLP-dependent enzyme; translation: MLRHRPPGAPRRLPEDARAQARRPPRGEAADRRLRRLRDARGLPGPAPRLSRDLRRAQAHAAGQGGPPLTPASAAAAAFDVEAVRALYPALGREIGGKRLVYLDSACTALKPARVAARLADFYANWGGCGGKRSTHLLSQQVEDWFQEARRSAASFLNAETPNEIVFTSGTTEAANIVCGAFPFDAERRKVVITDLEHNAVALPFMEAARAGRLELSICPTDEGRLDLDRLASMLDERTALLAITHASNVMGGVVPVAEAAKLARRKGVKVFVDDAQYLGTHREDVSTLGADFVAFSAHKLGGPFGVGVLWGHETELNRLRTWKLGGGTVKSVSWDLVSAPVPVYLDAPGRFEAGVQNFGGAIGLHEALEVRGSLPAAGLRAHVGGLVRRLAEGLAKLDAVRVLGRVEDLEKGSLVTFAAAHDDFSPVDFNLFLNHELPGRFIAIRVGEHCAHLQHRRLGVDATARASLGAYNTAAEVDLFIDAARAYIREACGG
- a CDS encoding radical SAM protein — protein: MADAPRIMTELPKLERIDRESFDGTKCFDILLNYNCSAKCLFCSQDFEWRKEPNDLPFEKAVEFMYMAYKNGYRRLGFTGGEPTIRPELPKLIALAKKIGYGYVRIQTNGIRIADYEYAKTLRDAGLTFVKYSLHGHTAELHDRLVAVPGAFEKNLRSIENLKKLNVGIGVNIVLNELNYRHLVEFYELFLLKLQLSNFVIIAPLYEGNMKLNAKVGAKIGVTMTEIAPYIKKAYEVFTKINYPKPPLLLHFTPCVLPGYEQQMLGWSAFNTMVVNPLGEKRDLDQTAQAHTMKTDECKKCVYNDRCIGWDASYARYFGTDEIKPILEVPERYDARAPRMEKHEGRGGVLTDNEQCVLEVLKIKNNVTTKQFLAVAESLPLCKDCKDENAVIHAAETLIKMGVVAREFVKGKYLWSLKGELRS
- a CDS encoding radical SAM protein is translated as MSDWTPPQGGRTQKLVLFTGFSCNSHCHFCIDLNKRDLPDKSTRQIVEEMVQAKAQGVEYLEMIGGETTIRRDFIPLVKTAKKLGFKDIVVVTNGRMLAYPEFAKETVAAGVTDLVFSVHGHDAKLHDELTYAEGSFDDLLKGIENVRKEGLERIFGNCTVIKQNMRHLPDIARLFLKLKIHHVEYIFVDPTYGGAYTNFNGLVPRISDAAPFMREALDIGRAGGTKDFVARYVPLCHFPDHLDQISEIREVATFRTRHWAPDFKNDDVGAGRAVAGRSKPAKCAGCSLFDRCEGVWNEYLKRVGDDELKPLVHA
- a CDS encoding radical SAM protein gives rise to the protein MPDFPIWPQCNIACVFCSNPVEGFRHTTDKYSLNELKKKLADYKSGLRTFVKFDEERDYFNLTGGEPTNHPDFLKLLAHIRTEFPRNLIRLLSNGRMFAYEDFARRTCGIGQHPFEIAVPMFGPTAATHESTSRTPGSFAQTTLGLRHLQRHRKPGQLVEIRIIMTKVQARYLDGLLDFLLAEFPWVDRVVFLFEEIEGFAEQYKGQLKFTQSECSAHLDRNYEKLKRFKDARLYHFSLCTVPTRLWPFVWNTLAGFKVTYQEGCRTKCAYKAQCVGVHRSYIKHMGAPDIAPIVEPRAVTLTGDPFHPVDAA